The nucleotide sequence GCATACTCATCGAGTTCAATACGGCGTATCACACAGGAGTGGATATGGGACTGTTGGTCATGCTGTCTGCAGCCATGATCCAATACGTCATGATGGCACCAATACACATCAGAATAAACAACATGATTCTAAACCTCAAGATAGGAGATGCTGCAAAAATTGACGACTTTATTAGGGAACAACACAGACGGCTTGTTCGGTATTCGCTTCTGGCTTCTGTCGCAACCGCAGTCACGCTAGCCTTTTTTGCGCCACAGATAGCGGCTCAGATGGGAGGAACTGAAAAAACGATCATGTTACTGCGTTTTGCATCAATTAGTAACGTCTTCATCGTACTCTTTGTTGCAAACAACATGTTCCTGTTTTTCCTGAACAAGACAAAGCACGTCATATACATAGTTGCGGCGTCTTCTGCCATCGTAATTATCGGAGGGGTCGCACTCGGAGAGAGTGGATTCGAGAACATCATTATAGCATACATGGTGTCTGCCGTGTTCGCGTTTGTAGTTTCAAGCATCTACGTAAGAAAGATCATTAAAAATGCAGGAAGCATATTTTTTTCAAGATACGTCTAGTCAGAAATAACTCAATACCTTGGAATCAGGATTTTGAATTGATTTTACGCTACAGACTTGCTCATACGTTGACATCGGGACGTAAACCTCGCTCCAATATCTCATGCACACCATCTTCAAGTACGAGTGCAAGTGTATCTTCTCTCCCATTACCATGTTGCGAAAGACGATATCCGGCTCGTTGATACCAGCAGCTGCCCTGATGGGGCACGTAGCTGAGAACCGCGCATTTATCTCAAATACTGTAGGATCACCATCCACAAGCTTTGCCTGTATGTTCACAGGCCCCACCGCGCCCACTTTTAGTGCCACCTCGCGTGCAGAGCTTCGGACAGAATCAAAATCGTCAATAAATGCCTTGTATGTCTGGCCGTTTTTGAGCGTCTTCTTCATCGAGATTGAGGACATTACCGCAGCATCATTTACGTCGACAGTTATTCCAGAAGTGAACTCGTTGTCAATACCATCCAGATACTCCTGCAAGATCGGCTGCCATCCTGCTGCCTCGATGGCAGAAATGGCGCGCTGTAGTTCGTCGTTGTTGCGTACAACATAGAAATGAAGCGAACCGTAGCCTTGCCGCGGTTTGACAACTATAGGATATCCAAACTTGCCTACGAATTCATCTTTACCCTCTGGAAGAGATGATTGCGCACACGATAGACGGTTCTTTGTCAGATACTCGTATGTGGCCCACTTGTCAGACGCCATCATTATGACATCCACAGGGTTTGTGATTACGGTCGCCCCGGATTCCTTTTTTATCCGATCTTTTAGCAGTGCAAGAGGAAGCAGTTCTTCGTCAGTGCCTGCAAACACCGCGTCGACGCCATTTTCCCTGCATATTTGCACGATGCGGTCACCGTAATCAGGCTCAGATGGTGCGGAAATCAGAAAGGCCTTACTACATCGATATATCCCTGCTGCTTGCGGGCTCATGTCCGCAGCAAGTATGTTGTACGCGACAGGACGAGGATGTTGAACATTGGACAGTTTTAGAGATTTTATTATTCCCTGTCCCAGAATGCTGCCGGCCCCAGTTACCAGCACATTTGCTTGTCTCACGCCAATTAATCGGGTTCTTTGTTTATCAGCATTGTCAATAAAACGTTGAAATAATCTTCAGATAGAATCTTCTAATATTTTTTTAAATGTCGCGCAAAAGATGATCATGTGAGACAATTACCAATATGTTCAGGATTATCCATCATTTTGCTTTTCTTGTTGCAGACAGAATCCCAATACGCTACAGCGAACGCCATCACAGGTGTGATGATTCCGCTGTACACATATCCAGGTCAGACATGGGAGCAGGTAATTACAGAAAAAAATTCACACCCCGAAGTCCCAATAATAGTCATAGTCAACCCCCAAAACGGTTCTGGAAACGCGCAAGATTCAAACTATGTCGCAGGCATACGCGATCTTCAGTCCGCAGGGATTATGGTACTAGGATATGTTCACACAAACTATGCCAACAGGGATTTGGCACTGACAATGAACGACACTAGAAAGTACAGAGATTGGTACGGTGTCGACGGAATTTTCTTTGATGAGATGTCAAATGTTGCTGGGGACGAGGAGTATTACAGTAGTCTAAACAACCATGCAAAATCAATTGGGCTGTCGTTTACGGTTGGGAATTCTGGCGTCGATACGTCCCCAAACTATGTTGGAATAATGGACAACATCGTGATTTACGACAACCAAGGCCTTCCCAGTCTGAATTTCCTTGGCGGGTGGCATACAGGGTACGATAAGAACAACTTTTCGTTTCTTTCATACGGAGTTCAAACGTACGACCAGACATTTGCAAAAAAAGCATCCAACTACGTCAGATACATGTACTTGTCAAACGGGACAATGCCAAATCCGTGGGGTGTCCACTCCCCACACCTCTCGAATTTGATAAATTCCATAGAGGAAGATGTCGCGTTATCCGTCAATTCTACTACGAATTCAGGCAGTGCGCTGACGGGTTTTTGGACTGAGATCTATTCAAGCGATGTCCTAGTCAGAACAGGCTTTACACCAGGCAGGTATGGTCTCATACCGGGCCTCGAATACCTCGTATGCGTCGGCGATTACGAAAATTACATCTTTGAGCGCTGGGAGGACGGCGCCGCACAAAGATGCAAGATGATAACGCCCATGCAGAACGTAGCAATTACGGCGCAGTACAATACAATAATGACAGAACCGCCGAATCCGCTTGCACTGGTAGTGCAATCTGTGGACGGCGCAGGCAATGTAGTTACCGGCCTCTGGACTACGATTTATTCCGGTGTCACGTTGATCAAAAGCGGATATACGACGTTGACATATACTGCGAACGCACAGACGCAGTACAACGTGTGCGTTTCAAGCTATCAAAGATATGTCTTTGACCGCTGGGAGGACGGAAGCACCAATAGATGTAGAATAATAACACCTGTGGAAAACACCACCATTACTGCTCAGTATGATGTGCACACCGTTTTGACTGTACGCTCAGCAGATGCTAACGGTGAATCCATATCAGGCATGTGGACCGAGATCTATTCTAATGGCACCATGGTCAAATCAGGATTCACACCAGAGCAGTACATGCTGTCGCCCACCCTACAATATGTCGTATGCATAGGCGATTATCAGACGTACCTATTTGATCACTGGGAGGACGGAAGCACGAACAGATGTAGAACGATAAGTGATCTTCAGTCGGATCTGACAGTTACTGCGTATTACAACGGTTGATTTTGTAAATTAGGTTCGAAATTCCGCAGTTTGTTGTAAATTCTCCCATCGTTATTTTTTAATCAAAACTGAAGTTTGCATACATAATCAAACTGCACAGCTCTTTTAAGGTATAGAAGATTGTTCTAGTTCGGAATGATAGAACATTCTTCAAAAAAATACTACGCATTGACAATTGTGTCAATGCTGGTAACAGCAACACTAGTAACATCACAGCCTGCCTATTCGGCAGCAAGCGCAGGAATCATGATTCCACTGTACACCTATCCGGGCGGAACGTGGGACCAAGTGATTGCGGCAAAAGCAGCACATCCATCCGTACCAATAATAGCCATCATCAATCCAAACAATGGCCCAGGAAGTTCGCGTGATGCAAATTACGCATCAGGCATACAGGAACTCCAGTCTGCAGGAATTGTTGTGATTGGTTATGTGTTTACCCAATACGGATCAAGAAGTACGAGTGCAGTAACGGCAGATATTGAC is from Candidatus Nitrosotenuis cloacae and encodes:
- a CDS encoding ATP-grasp domain-containing protein, yielding MRQANVLVTGAGSILGQGIIKSLKLSNVQHPRPVAYNILAADMSPQAAGIYRCSKAFLISAPSEPDYGDRIVQICRENGVDAVFAGTDEELLPLALLKDRIKKESGATVITNPVDVIMMASDKWATYEYLTKNRLSCAQSSLPEGKDEFVGKFGYPIVVKPRQGYGSLHFYVVRNNDELQRAISAIEAAGWQPILQEYLDGIDNEFTSGITVDVNDAAVMSSISMKKTLKNGQTYKAFIDDFDSVRSSAREVALKVGAVGPVNIQAKLVDGDPTVFEINARFSATCPIRAAAGINEPDIVFRNMVMGEKIHLHSYLKMVCMRYWSEVYVPMSTYEQVCSVKSIQNPDSKVLSYF
- a CDS encoding spherulation-specific family 4 protein, producing MIPLYTYPGQTWEQVITEKNSHPEVPIIVIVNPQNGSGNAQDSNYVAGIRDLQSAGIMVLGYVHTNYANRDLALTMNDTRKYRDWYGVDGIFFDEMSNVAGDEEYYSSLNNHAKSIGLSFTVGNSGVDTSPNYVGIMDNIVIYDNQGLPSLNFLGGWHTGYDKNNFSFLSYGVQTYDQTFAKKASNYVRYMYLSNGTMPNPWGVHSPHLSNLINSIEEDVALSVNSTTNSGSALTGFWTEIYSSDVLVRTGFTPGRYGLIPGLEYLVCVGDYENYIFERWEDGAAQRCKMITPMQNVAITAQYNTIMTEPPNPLALVVQSVDGAGNVVTGLWTTIYSGVTLIKSGYTTLTYTANAQTQYNVCVSSYQRYVFDRWEDGSTNRCRIITPVENTTITAQYDVHTVLTVRSADANGESISGMWTEIYSNGTMVKSGFTPEQYMLSPTLQYVVCIGDYQTYLFDHWEDGSTNRCRTISDLQSDLTVTAYYNG